AGTATCGTTCATACGCATCACGGTTCAATTAGCCCGTAATTACCGTCTTTTCGTGAATAGATCACAGACGTCCGTTCATTTTCTGCATTTCTGAAAACCAAAAACGTGTTGTCTTGGGCATCGAGTTCCAATATCGCCTCTTCTGCGGTCATCGGTTTAACGGAATAACGCCGTGTACGAATGATACGCGGCGAGTTAGGCGTCGGCGACACCTCGGCGACGCGGCCTGTGATCGACCCCATCTTTTTTGCTTTATGCGACTTATCGATCACCTTGTTCTTAAGCTTGAGTGCTTGCTTTTCGATCTTGGCGATAGTCTGCGAGAGCGAAAGATACATGTCGGAATTGTTGGTCTCGGCCGTCAGCACCTCATTTCGCCACTTGACGATGATCTCCGAACGATGCCGCCCACGCTCGACCTCGATGATCACGTGAGCCTTTGCGGGTTTGCCCTTGAAGAGGTGGTCAATCTTGTTGAATTGCTCCTCAACGTGAGCACGTAAAGCCTCGGTCACCTCGATATGACGTCCTGTGTATTCGTATTTCATATTAGATAGTGGTCTATCGATAGGATAGATAGGCCGGAACAATTCCGGCTAAATTACTGTTCTCCGCTCGCGAGAGCCCGGTATGTTCATTTGGTCGCGATATTTTGCGACAGTCCGTCTTGAAAGCTTAACACCTTCTTTGCTTAGTATTTTTACGATTTGTTCGTCGGTGAGGGGTTTCTTCGTATTCTCCTCTTCAACTAGCTTTTTGATCCGCAGTTTCAGAATACGGGTCGATACCTCTTCACCGTCTTCGT
The DNA window shown above is from Chloracidobacterium sp. and carries:
- the raiA gene encoding ribosome-associated translation inhibitor RaiA, with the translated sequence MKYEYTGRHIEVTEALRAHVEEQFNKIDHLFKGKPAKAHVIIEVERGRHRSEIIVKWRNEVLTAETNNSDMYLSLSQTIAKIEKQALKLKNKVIDKSHKAKKMGSITGRVAEVSPTPNSPRIIRTRRYSVKPMTAEEAILELDAQDNTFLVFRNAENERTSVIYSRKDGNYGLIEP